A window of Bacillus toyonensis BCT-7112 genomic DNA:
TTGAATATTCATTTATATTCCTCCCATCATTATTATCTTTGCTAAAAAAGAGGAATAATATACCATTTCGAGACATTCTTAAAGTTTTTGTATTATTTGTAATGTTTCTTTAATAAATGAAGTGAAGATGGAATCAGGATAGGACTGTACGATTTCATATGCTTCTGTTACTTCTTCAAGAGCTCTTTTTTTATCATTAAGTTTGACATAACAAAGAGCACGATATGCCCCAGCTGTTGTAAGCCGTGCGTGATCAAGTGGATGGTTTATATAATCTGGTATGATAGCACGTTGTAATGTTTTTAAAGCTTCTTCGTATTGTTTTAAACCATACAAAGCTTTTCCTTTTTCAAGATAATACGATCCATCATCTTGAAAAATTCGCTCATCTTTTAGTTTTTCTCGAAATTGTTCTACATGTTCTAATGCAATAGTATATTCATGAGTAATTGTGTTGTAGTAGTAAGCTTTTAAAAGATTAATAACCGCTGCAGATAAAGTATCTTCTGTAAAAATGGCAAATTGCTCTGATTTTTTTATGTAATGTAAATATTGTTCTTTATCAGCCGTTAGGACTTTTTGGTAAGATAAAATACGGTAAAATTCATCTGTTTTATAATACACTTGATGTTTTTTTGAAAATGCAAGTGCATCTAAAATGACACTTTCACATTGTTCGTAATTACCATATGCAAGAAAAATAATCGCCTCATATAAATATAACTCGATATGTATAATGAGATCCATTTCTAAATGTTTCTCTTCATAGTCATTTCGGATGCTAGCAATGAGTTGTAAACATTCAGCATACTTTTTACGTGTGAATATCGTAAAGGATAATTTTAATTTTGTTTCCGTACTTTCCCGGTATAACGTATATTTTTCAAAAATAGAAGTAGCCTTTTCCACGTAATGTTCAATATTGTAATCTTTCATTTTAGCCGCAGCTGTTACAAATTGTTTATATAAACGAGCGGTATTCAAAGTAGGAGGTAGCTCTTTTTGAACGATAGGTAGTAAGATCTCATATACTTCATCGTACTTATTTGCTTTTATTAGTTGTTCCATTTGTTGAATGAGTTCTATCGTTTCCACATCATCATCTTCTAGTAAAAAACTCGTTTCGCATCCAAGTTTTTCAGCAATATATTGTAATGTTTTCATGGAAGGTGTAGCTTTTCCGTTTTCAATTTGGCTTAGCATACTTTTTGTCAGTTCTGAACCTGCTAAATCAGTTTGAGTAAGCTTTTTTTCTTTTCGTAACGTTTTAATTTTTGCACCGAGAGTAGCCATTATATGCTCCTTTATAATTTAAAAGTTAAACACAATTAAACTTTTTATTGTAAAAATTGGAAAGTTGATTATATAATAAGTTTAACACAATTTAACTTTTAAGGGGAGAGTGTCATAATGGGGGATGTAAGTATAGGTCAACATGATTGGAAAATGAAGATTGCAACGAGAAATATTATTTTAATGATGATTGGAAAAATGACGTCCTTGTTAGGGGCGGGTATTTATACGTTTGCAATGGGGTTATACGTATTAAAGACAACTGGTTCAGGAATGGGGTTTGCAACTACTCTTATTTGCGGATCAATACCAAGAATGATCTGTGGCCCAATTGCAGGTGCTGTAGCTGACCGCGTCAATCGAAAATGGCTTGTCATTGGCACAGATTTATTAAGTAGTTTAACGATGCTTATTATGTTTATTCTTGCAACTACTTTTGGGCCATCACTACTGTTTATTTATGTATCAGCGGCATTATTATCAATTTGTGCAAGTTTTTATTCTGTAGCATTAACTTCGTCTATTCCTAATTTAGTAGATGAGGAGCGTATTCAAAAAGCGAGTGCTTTGAACCAGACTGCAGCATCATTATCGAATATTTTAGCA
This region includes:
- a CDS encoding helix-turn-helix domain-containing protein, producing MATLGAKIKTLRKEKKLTQTDLAGSELTKSMLSQIENGKATPSMKTLQYIAEKLGCETSFLLEDDDVETIELIQQMEQLIKANKYDEVYEILLPIVQKELPPTLNTARLYKQFVTAAAKMKDYNIEHYVEKATSIFEKYTLYRESTETKLKLSFTIFTRKKYAECLQLIASIRNDYEEKHLEMDLIIHIELYLYEAIIFLAYGNYEQCESVILDALAFSKKHQVYYKTDEFYRILSYQKVLTADKEQYLHYIKKSEQFAIFTEDTLSAAVINLLKAYYYNTITHEYTIALEHVEQFREKLKDERIFQDDGSYYLEKGKALYGLKQYEEALKTLQRAIIPDYINHPLDHARLTTAGAYRALCYVKLNDKKRALEEVTEAYEIVQSYPDSIFTSFIKETLQIIQKL